From Candidatus Polarisedimenticolia bacterium, a single genomic window includes:
- a CDS encoding TIGR04283 family arsenosugar biosynthesis glycosyltransferase: MKVSFVIPTLDEQDWIGPQVGRCLALSPAPEVIVSDGGSADATAERARASGARFLRATRRGRAPQMNEGARAAAGDVFVFLHADVRLGPEAYGELREALQDPHVLGGAFRRRFDSPSRLLRLGCRLADLRGRRIGVFLGDQAIFVRKSAFFQLGGFREILLFEDVEFSRRMRRHGKTLLLSEEVIASSRRFDHEGNLGRLTKNVWLTALYLAGVHPDRLARRYYPDLCGQAYSSAAGREGR, from the coding sequence ATGAAGGTCTCCTTCGTCATCCCGACCCTCGACGAGCAGGACTGGATCGGGCCGCAGGTCGGACGCTGCCTCGCTCTCTCACCGGCGCCCGAGGTGATCGTCTCGGACGGCGGCAGTGCCGACGCCACCGCGGAGCGGGCGCGGGCCTCCGGGGCGCGATTCCTGCGCGCCACGCGGCGCGGGCGCGCGCCGCAGATGAACGAAGGCGCCCGGGCGGCGGCCGGCGACGTCTTCGTCTTCCTGCACGCCGACGTGCGGCTGGGCCCCGAAGCCTACGGGGAGCTTCGGGAGGCTCTCCAGGATCCTCACGTCCTCGGCGGGGCGTTCCGGAGACGCTTCGATTCGCCGTCGCGCCTGCTGCGGCTCGGTTGCCGGCTCGCCGACCTGCGCGGACGCCGGATCGGAGTGTTTCTCGGGGATCAGGCGATCTTCGTCCGGAAGAGCGCCTTCTTCCAGCTCGGCGGGTTCCGGGAGATCCTCCTGTTCGAGGACGTCGAGTTCTCCCGGCGCATGCGGCGCCATGGGAAGACCCTGCTTCTGTCGGAGGAGGTCATCGCCTCCAGCCGGCGCTTCGATCACGAAGGGAATCTGGGCCGGCTCACGAAGAACGTCTGGCTCACGGCGCTCTACCTTGCCGGCGTCCATCCCGATCGTCTGGCGCGACGTTACTATCCCGACCTTTGCGGTCAGGCCTACTCTTCCGCCGCCGGCCGGGAAGGCCGATGA
- a CDS encoding mercuric reductase, with product MSRPSSGGSGRGEGIYNVVVLGAGTAGLVTAAGSAGLGARVALVERGKMGGDCLNFGCVPSKALIQSSRLADRIRHADRVGLEPRDPQADYARVIRRMKSARARIEPHDSAERFESLGVDVFAGEARLESPHAVRVGDRVLRTRHVVIATGGRAAVPPIEGLPEARPFTNETFFENEALPRRLAILGGGPIGCEISQAMARLGSRVTLLDRGDRVLHREDADAAEALQESLRADRVDLRLGARVIRVEPGEAAHRVRLERGGREESLEADAILLAAGRRPNVENLGLEAAGVAFDQRGVRVDRWLRTTRPNIFAAGDVAGSHQFTHFAEYQARIVVRNILLPRLFGLLHARADDFVLPWCTFTEPEVARVGLNEQEARAQGIPHDVHRFDFKSLDRAILDAADTGWVKVLTVPGKDRILGATLVGEGSGEMIHELVVAMRHGIGLGALSGAIHVYPTLSQAIQRAGDAYQKTRLTAAARRAFSWLYARRRRSAGIP from the coding sequence ATGAGCCGGCCGTCCAGCGGCGGGAGCGGCCGAGGGGAAGGGATCTACAACGTGGTGGTCCTCGGCGCCGGGACCGCGGGCCTGGTGACGGCGGCGGGCAGCGCCGGCCTCGGCGCCCGCGTGGCCCTCGTCGAGCGCGGCAAGATGGGAGGCGATTGCCTCAACTTCGGCTGCGTCCCCAGCAAAGCCCTCATCCAGTCTTCCCGCCTCGCCGATCGGATCCGGCACGCCGATCGGGTCGGCCTCGAGCCCCGGGACCCTCAGGCCGACTACGCCCGCGTCATCCGGCGGATGAAGTCGGCGCGCGCGCGGATCGAGCCGCACGATTCCGCCGAGCGCTTCGAGTCGCTCGGCGTCGACGTGTTCGCCGGAGAGGCCCGGCTGGAATCGCCGCACGCCGTGCGCGTCGGAGACCGCGTTCTCCGAACGCGCCACGTCGTCATCGCGACCGGCGGCCGCGCCGCAGTGCCGCCGATCGAAGGACTCCCGGAGGCCCGCCCGTTCACCAACGAGACCTTCTTCGAGAATGAAGCGCTGCCCCGCCGGCTGGCGATCCTGGGAGGCGGGCCGATCGGCTGCGAGATCTCGCAGGCCATGGCCCGCCTCGGCTCGCGCGTCACGCTTCTCGATCGCGGCGACCGGGTCCTCCACCGCGAGGATGCGGACGCCGCCGAGGCTCTTCAAGAGTCGCTGCGCGCCGACCGGGTCGATCTTCGTCTGGGGGCGCGCGTGATCCGGGTCGAGCCGGGAGAGGCGGCACACCGGGTGCGGCTCGAACGGGGCGGGCGCGAGGAGAGCCTGGAGGCCGACGCGATCCTGCTCGCCGCCGGCCGCCGCCCGAACGTCGAGAACCTGGGCCTGGAGGCGGCCGGCGTCGCGTTCGATCAGCGCGGCGTCCGGGTCGATCGCTGGCTCCGCACCACGCGCCCGAACATCTTCGCGGCGGGCGACGTGGCCGGCAGCCATCAGTTCACCCACTTCGCCGAATACCAGGCGCGGATCGTCGTGCGCAACATTCTCCTGCCGCGGCTTTTCGGCCTCCTGCACGCGCGGGCCGACGATTTCGTGCTTCCCTGGTGCACCTTCACCGAGCCGGAGGTGGCGCGCGTCGGCCTGAACGAGCAGGAGGCCCGCGCCCAAGGGATCCCGCACGACGTGCATCGCTTCGACTTCAAATCGCTCGACCGGGCCATCCTCGACGCGGCCGACACCGGCTGGGTGAAAGTGCTGACCGTTCCGGGAAAGGACCGGATCCTCGGCGCGACGCTGGTGGGGGAAGGAAGCGGAGAGATGATCCACGAGCTGGTGGTCGCGATGCGCCACGGCATCGGCCTCGGCGCGCTTTCGGGGGCCATCCACGTCTATCCGACGCTGTCGCAGGCGATCCAGCGCGCCGGGGACGCCTACCAGAAGACGCGCCTGACCGCGGCGGCCCGCCGTGCCTTCTCCTGGCTCTACGCGCGGCGGCGCAGATCGGCGGGCATCCCGTGA
- a CDS encoding TVP38/TMEM64 family protein, with translation MKRSQLLLRIFVPALLIAAVVAGIRFLPIEDYLDRFLTWASGTGFPGMAVFVLVYVAAAVLFLPGSILTVGAGAIFGLLWGTISVSIGATLGAGAAFLIGRYLARKRVERWAAENPKFAAIDRAVGREGGRIVLLTRLSPLFPYNLLNYLFGLTRVGFWPYLAASWIGMLPGTVLYVYLGVAGRAVARTAAGPGIGNGWEAIFWSVGLAATLLLTFFLTRLARRALSEERR, from the coding sequence GTGAAACGCTCGCAGCTCCTCCTCCGCATCTTCGTTCCGGCGCTTCTGATCGCCGCCGTCGTCGCCGGAATCCGGTTCCTCCCGATCGAGGACTACCTCGATCGGTTCCTCACCTGGGCTTCCGGCACCGGCTTCCCGGGAATGGCCGTGTTCGTCCTGGTCTATGTCGCGGCGGCCGTCCTGTTTCTTCCCGGCTCGATTCTGACCGTCGGGGCGGGAGCGATCTTCGGCTTGCTCTGGGGAACTATCTCCGTCAGCATCGGGGCCACGCTGGGCGCCGGCGCGGCGTTCCTGATCGGCAGGTATCTGGCGCGTAAACGGGTGGAGCGCTGGGCGGCGGAGAATCCGAAGTTCGCCGCCATCGACCGGGCGGTCGGCCGGGAAGGCGGGCGGATCGTCCTCTTGACGAGGCTCAGCCCCCTGTTTCCTTATAACCTCTTGAATTACCTGTTCGGTCTGACGCGCGTCGGTTTCTGGCCGTATCTCGCCGCCAGCTGGATCGGCATGCTTCCGGGGACGGTCCTTTACGTCTATCTCGGCGTGGCGGGCCGCGCCGTCGCCAGGACGGCAGCCGGACCGGGAATCGGCAACGGCTGGGAGGCGATCTTTTGGAGCGTCGGGCTGGCGGCGACCTTGCTCCTTACGTTTTTCTTGACGCGGCTCGCCCGGCGGGCCCTCTCGGAGGAACGGCGATGA
- a CDS encoding DUF547 domain-containing protein, whose amino-acid sequence MSHDRSGAPALLRGREPRRGGASAPRWRAGLWLALVPWLLPAQIACQAPKAVALQGGAAEAIRKGIESGKLGMNHDAFDRILQHHVLDLGRRFDYRGLQRHREDLDRYLGEVGDARLSDLGRDELAALLVNAYNAYTIQSILETLTPAQPEGVKSIRDIPGVFDAPTHLVGGFKLSLNNIEHNLLRPLFKDPRIHFVVNCASISCPPLPSEALKGGQLESQLEYAARSLLSSPDYVRIEDGKLKVTKLLEWYGSDFTTRGFHGAGASLPAYLRKYASEEVVRLIDSAGGAPPIAFLDYDWSLNRSNQIPLQDQPF is encoded by the coding sequence ATGAGCCACGACCGTTCAGGCGCGCCAGCCCTGCTCCGCGGTCGCGAGCCGCGCCGCGGCGGCGCGTCAGCCCCGCGATGGCGCGCCGGATTGTGGCTGGCGCTGGTTCCCTGGCTCTTGCCCGCCCAGATCGCCTGCCAGGCCCCGAAGGCCGTCGCGCTTCAAGGGGGCGCGGCCGAAGCAATCCGTAAGGGAATCGAATCGGGAAAGCTTGGGATGAACCATGATGCCTTCGATCGAATCCTCCAGCACCATGTCCTCGATTTAGGAAGGCGCTTCGACTATCGCGGGCTCCAGAGGCATCGCGAGGATCTCGATCGCTACCTGGGGGAAGTGGGCGACGCGCGTCTCTCCGACCTCGGCCGCGACGAGCTGGCGGCGCTCCTGGTGAACGCCTACAACGCTTATACCATCCAGTCGATTCTCGAGACGCTCACCCCGGCGCAGCCCGAAGGCGTGAAGAGCATTCGCGACATCCCGGGAGTCTTCGACGCTCCGACCCACCTGGTAGGAGGGTTCAAGCTGAGCCTGAACAACATCGAGCACAACCTCTTGCGGCCGCTCTTCAAGGATCCCCGCATCCACTTCGTCGTGAACTGCGCCTCCATCAGCTGCCCGCCGCTTCCTTCCGAGGCGCTCAAAGGGGGGCAGCTCGAGTCGCAGCTCGAGTACGCCGCCCGCTCCCTCCTCTCCTCGCCCGATTACGTGCGGATCGAGGACGGGAAGCTGAAGGTGACGAAGCTTCTGGAATGGTACGGATCGGATTTCACGACTCGGGGATTCCACGGCGCGGGGGCGAGCCTTCCCGCCTACCTCCGGAAATATGCCTCGGAGGAGGTCGTGCGGCTCATCGACTCGGCGGGCGGCGCCCCTCCCATCGCTTTCCTCGACTACGACTGGTCCTTGAACCGTTCGAACCAGATCCCGCTTCAGGATCAGCCCTTCTAA
- a CDS encoding sialidase family protein produces the protein MKKSRTRFFLSVSWFLTFAAFLCALAYAATSVQFGPNIRLGGFGNRQVETSIAANPADSRNLVLGFMDTFPAGSDPRQTCQSAFTTNGGATYTLGGTSPLQRLPTATGIACVDPSLTADLAGNFYFAYLNFNLGLPVPADLFVAKSTDGGRTFPTYTVAVAGNDSVNEPDKPYIVADVGNGSPFKGSLYLSYTDLAVGYSIRIVSSRDGGHTWSSPVRITNDTMGSNIFQASVPVVASDGTIYVFFSNFTFGVNGSLSIQFSKSSDGGISWSAPSSVASHLPSPGLFVLDNGDPNFGEVADFGVGSNSFPSPAVAPDGTLYVAWADFPEGSCKRIGGSDRPSCGNADVRLSVSRNGGNSWTAPVKVSDDSGSGTDQFFPWIAVHPTGC, from the coding sequence ATGAAGAAGAGCAGGACACGGTTCTTCCTTTCCGTCTCGTGGTTCCTCACTTTTGCGGCATTTCTCTGCGCCCTGGCCTACGCGGCGACCAGCGTCCAATTTGGACCGAACATCCGGCTGGGGGGGTTCGGAAACCGTCAGGTGGAGACCTCCATCGCGGCGAATCCGGCCGACTCCAGGAATCTCGTCCTTGGGTTCATGGACACGTTCCCCGCCGGGAGCGATCCGCGCCAGACGTGCCAGAGTGCTTTCACGACCAACGGCGGCGCCACTTACACTCTCGGTGGCACCTCCCCTCTCCAGCGGCTTCCGACCGCGACCGGCATCGCCTGCGTCGACCCTTCGTTGACTGCCGATCTCGCGGGCAATTTCTACTTCGCCTACCTCAACTTCAATCTTGGTCTCCCGGTGCCGGCTGACCTTTTCGTGGCCAAATCGACAGACGGAGGCAGGACTTTCCCCACTTACACCGTCGCGGTAGCGGGCAATGATTCCGTCAACGAGCCCGACAAGCCCTATATCGTCGCCGACGTCGGTAACGGGAGCCCTTTCAAAGGATCTCTGTACTTGAGCTACACGGACCTGGCAGTCGGCTACTCGATCCGGATCGTGTCCTCGCGTGACGGAGGTCACACCTGGTCGAGTCCCGTGCGGATCACGAACGACACCATGGGTTCCAACATTTTCCAGGCGAGCGTGCCCGTCGTGGCATCCGACGGCACGATCTACGTCTTCTTCTCCAACTTCACGTTCGGAGTGAACGGCTCCTTGAGCATCCAGTTCTCCAAATCCAGTGATGGCGGGATCTCGTGGAGCGCTCCGTCCTCCGTGGCTTCCCACCTCCCCAGCCCGGGCCTTTTCGTCCTCGATAACGGAGACCCCAATTTCGGAGAGGTCGCCGACTTCGGGGTGGGCTCGAACAGCTTTCCGAGTCCGGCCGTCGCGCCCGACGGCACGCTCTACGTGGCCTGGGCAGACTTTCCAGAAGGCTCCTGCAAAAGGATCGGCGGCAGCGATCGTCCGTCTTGCGGCAACGCCGACGTCAGGCTCTCCGTCAGCCGGAATGGAGGCAACTCCTGGACGGCGCCGGTGAAGGTGAGCGACGACAGCGGTTCGGGGACGGATCAGTTCTTTCCATGGATCGCCGTCCATCCGACGGGTTGCTGA
- a CDS encoding DNA-formamidopyrimidine glycosylase family protein encodes MPELPDIVVYVEALERRVKDRELREVRLASPFLLRSVDPPLAAVRGRTVKGVRRLGKRIVLEIEPDLFLVLHLMIAGRLHWKKRGMKIPRRFGLAAFDFPDGTLLLTEAGSKKRASLHVARGDASLAALSRGGLEVLESRAGEFIDALRRENHTLKRALTDPRLFSGIGNAYSDEMLHRARLSPVRLTGRLTDEEAGRLRDAAVATLTEWTDRLRREAGEKFPEQVTAFREEMAVHGRFGKPCPDCGTLVQRIVYAKNECNYCPRCQTEGRVLADRALSRLLREDWPKTIEELEEKSGMKSRRREP; translated from the coding sequence GTGCCCGAGCTGCCCGACATCGTCGTCTACGTCGAGGCCCTGGAGCGGCGCGTGAAAGATCGCGAGCTGCGGGAGGTCCGGCTGGCGAGCCCCTTCCTCCTGCGCTCCGTCGATCCGCCGCTCGCGGCGGTCCGGGGACGCACGGTGAAAGGTGTCCGGCGCCTTGGCAAGCGCATCGTCCTGGAGATCGAGCCGGATCTCTTCCTGGTGCTGCACCTGATGATCGCCGGAAGGCTCCATTGGAAGAAGCGCGGCATGAAGATCCCGCGCCGCTTCGGTCTCGCCGCCTTCGACTTCCCCGACGGGACGCTTCTCCTGACCGAGGCGGGCTCGAAGAAGCGCGCGTCGCTGCACGTGGCGCGCGGCGACGCGTCGCTTGCGGCTCTGTCGCGCGGCGGGCTCGAAGTCCTCGAAAGCCGGGCGGGCGAGTTCATCGACGCGCTTCGCCGGGAAAACCACACCTTGAAGCGGGCCCTCACCGACCCGCGGCTCTTCAGCGGGATCGGCAACGCCTATTCCGACGAGATGCTGCACCGCGCGCGCCTCTCTCCCGTACGGCTCACCGGCCGCCTCACCGATGAAGAGGCGGGACGCCTGCGCGACGCGGCCGTCGCGACGCTGACGGAGTGGACCGATCGGCTGCGCCGGGAGGCCGGCGAGAAGTTCCCGGAGCAGGTCACCGCTTTCCGCGAGGAGATGGCGGTCCACGGGCGATTCGGCAAGCCCTGCCCGGATTGCGGCACCCTCGTCCAGCGCATCGTCTACGCGAAGAACGAGTGCAACTACTGTCCGCGCTGCCAGACCGAAGGACGGGTTCTCGCCGACCGTGCGTTGTCGCGCCTTCTCAGGGAAGACTGGCCGAAGACGATCGAGGAGTTGGAGGAGAAGTCGGGGATGAAAAGCCGCCGAAGAGAGCCCTGA
- a CDS encoding sulfite exporter TauE/SafE family protein: MDAPQITLAIAASIGGGMMNAMAGGGTLLTYPALLFAGESAIIANATSSVALWPGAAASLYGYRREVRSHAGWLKLLFLPSLLGGAIGAALLLRTPSAVFEWMSPFLVLFATTLFMIQGAIARRRQEAPGGLRAKRLPLAWVLQLGIGIYGGYFGAGIGILMLAVLGFLGLGDIHAANGVKNFFGMCMNGVAAAWFILQGAVDWPVALMMIAGAIGGGYAGARWARRMGRGRARAAVVVIGLVVTAALLWRQFGG, translated from the coding sequence ATGGACGCTCCGCAGATCACTCTGGCCATCGCCGCCTCGATCGGCGGCGGGATGATGAACGCCATGGCGGGAGGAGGGACGCTTCTCACGTATCCCGCGCTCCTCTTCGCGGGAGAGTCGGCCATCATCGCCAACGCCACCTCCTCGGTCGCCCTCTGGCCGGGCGCCGCCGCGAGCCTCTACGGCTACCGCCGGGAAGTGAGAAGCCACGCCGGCTGGCTCAAGCTCCTCTTCCTGCCGAGCCTCCTCGGCGGGGCGATCGGGGCCGCTCTGCTCCTGCGGACGCCGTCCGCCGTTTTCGAGTGGATGTCTCCCTTCCTCGTCCTCTTCGCGACCACGCTCTTCATGATCCAGGGCGCGATCGCCCGCCGCCGGCAGGAAGCGCCGGGAGGGCTGAGAGCGAAACGGCTTCCGCTCGCCTGGGTGCTGCAGCTTGGAATCGGAATCTACGGAGGGTACTTCGGGGCCGGCATCGGGATCCTGATGCTCGCGGTCCTCGGCTTCCTCGGACTCGGGGACATCCACGCGGCGAACGGCGTGAAGAACTTCTTCGGGATGTGCATGAACGGCGTCGCGGCCGCCTGGTTCATCCTCCAGGGAGCGGTCGACTGGCCGGTCGCGCTGATGATGATCGCGGGGGCCATCGGGGGAGGCTACGCCGGAGCGCGCTGGGCGCGCCGGATGGGACGGGGGCGGGCGCGCGCGGCCGTGGTGGTCATCGGCCTCGTGGTGACCGCGGCGCTCCTCTGGCGCCAGTTCGGAGGCTAG
- the rocD gene encoding ornithine--oxo-acid transaminase, which yields MTTTKTATADFIKLEEEYGAHNYHPLDVVIEKGQGVWVWDVEGNKYLDFLAAYSAVNQGHCHPRIRKALVEQSEKVTLTSRAFRNDQLGALYRQVVQLTGYKRMLPMNSGAEAVETAIKAARKWGYKVKGVPDGKAEILVFRGNFHGRTTTIVGFSDDEQYRDGFGPFTPGFTLLPYGDLEAIRAAMNPNVVAILVEPIQGESGIVVPPAGYLRGIADLCRKQRVLFVADEIQSGLGRTGKLFAFQHEAVRPDVVIIGKALAGGFYPVSAILADDEVMGVFNPGDHGSTFGGNPLAAAVAREALHVLLEEKMIENSAEQGEWFLGRLRQIRDPRIREVRGRGLWIGLELVPEARGARRFCEALMKKGLLCKETHANTIRFAPPLVITRTDLEWACERVEQVFRELS from the coding sequence ATGACGACGACCAAGACCGCCACGGCAGACTTCATCAAGCTCGAAGAGGAATACGGAGCCCACAACTATCATCCGCTCGACGTCGTCATCGAGAAGGGGCAGGGGGTCTGGGTCTGGGACGTCGAGGGGAACAAGTATCTCGATTTCCTCGCCGCCTATTCGGCCGTCAACCAGGGGCATTGTCACCCTCGGATACGCAAGGCGCTGGTGGAGCAGTCGGAGAAGGTGACGCTGACCTCGCGCGCCTTCCGCAACGACCAGCTCGGCGCGCTCTACCGGCAGGTCGTCCAGCTTACCGGCTACAAGCGGATGCTCCCCATGAACTCGGGGGCCGAAGCGGTGGAGACCGCGATCAAAGCGGCCCGCAAGTGGGGATACAAGGTGAAAGGAGTTCCGGACGGCAAGGCGGAGATTCTGGTCTTCCGGGGCAACTTCCACGGCCGGACCACGACGATCGTCGGCTTCTCGGACGACGAGCAGTACCGCGACGGCTTCGGTCCGTTCACCCCCGGTTTCACGCTGCTGCCCTACGGCGATCTCGAAGCCATCCGCGCCGCCATGAACCCGAACGTAGTCGCCATCCTGGTCGAGCCGATTCAGGGCGAAAGCGGCATCGTCGTCCCGCCCGCCGGATACCTCCGCGGGATCGCGGATCTCTGCCGGAAGCAACGCGTCCTGTTCGTGGCCGATGAGATCCAGTCGGGTCTTGGACGGACCGGAAAGCTGTTCGCGTTCCAGCACGAAGCGGTGCGGCCGGACGTCGTGATCATCGGCAAGGCGCTCGCCGGCGGTTTCTATCCCGTCTCGGCGATCCTCGCCGACGACGAGGTGATGGGGGTCTTCAATCCGGGCGATCACGGCTCGACCTTCGGCGGGAATCCGCTGGCGGCAGCCGTGGCGCGCGAGGCGCTCCACGTGCTCCTTGAGGAGAAGATGATCGAGAACTCGGCGGAGCAGGGGGAATGGTTTCTGGGCCGGCTGCGGCAGATCCGCGACCCGCGAATCCGCGAGGTCCGGGGCCGCGGACTCTGGATCGGCCTGGAGCTCGTGCCGGAGGCGCGCGGGGCGCGGCGCTTCTGCGAGGCGCTGATGAAGAAGGGCCTGCTCTGCAAGGAGACCCACGCCAACACCATCCGCTTCGCGCCGCCGCTGGTCATCACCCGGACCGATCTGGAATGGGCGTGCGAGCGCGTCGAGCAGGTGTTCCGCGAGCTGAGCTGA
- a CDS encoding LemA family protein, whose translation MGIVVLIGLVVLTVIAVGYLIGIYNQLVQIKVNVDKSWANIEVLEKQRYDEIPKLVKVCEGYMQYERGTLEKVIEARSRFLQAKGPADMAQAGAEMGGALKSLFALAEAYPDLKANQNFTQLQQRVSALENEIADRREFYNESVTINNARIQQVPYVFLAGTLSMTQREMYKVAPAEKESPEIKFAMPA comes from the coding sequence ATGGGGATCGTCGTGCTGATCGGGCTCGTGGTCTTGACGGTGATCGCGGTCGGCTATCTCATCGGCATTTACAACCAGCTCGTGCAGATCAAAGTGAACGTCGACAAGTCGTGGGCCAACATCGAGGTGTTGGAGAAGCAGCGCTACGACGAGATCCCGAAGCTGGTGAAGGTGTGCGAGGGGTACATGCAGTACGAGCGCGGGACGCTGGAGAAGGTGATCGAGGCGCGCAGCCGCTTCCTGCAGGCGAAGGGCCCCGCCGACATGGCTCAGGCCGGCGCCGAGATGGGGGGCGCGCTGAAGAGCCTCTTCGCCCTGGCGGAGGCCTACCCCGACCTCAAGGCGAACCAGAATTTCACCCAGCTCCAGCAGCGCGTCAGCGCGCTGGAGAACGAGATCGCCGATCGCCGCGAGTTCTACAACGAGTCGGTGACCATCAACAACGCGCGCATCCAGCAGGTGCCTTACGTCTTCCTGGCGGGAACGCTTTCCATGACGCAGCGGGAGATGTACAAAGTCGCCCCCGCCGAGAAGGAATCGCCCGAGATCAAGTTCGCGATGCCCGCTTAG
- a CDS encoding GIDE domain-containing protein — protein sequence MRVTWDVGGFSQPGKRLVSIVMAIIFAVVAGSRIFSSGPGVSASWILDLAAAVGAGFLVRYGFRQLRKKNMIENVPSSPIRSVAMGLSEIKGSAPREAALAAPLSGARCHYFRYLVEEERQRSKGGKEWVTVDQGKSNVPFQVEDPTGRILVNPEGADVILQRDYQRIDRAEGWFGRRKRYSEWRIDPRDGVYVLGTVSKQRDLLEDRRAALSERLRQVKRDPGAVKRFDLDANGTLDEQEWAGAVAVVRQELLQEEAGRAAAEPQASLVVGVGETESTFVISDRDERSIARLLGWKAFGCIGLGGAGALAMMTSLLGRFGVLPGGWTFPWASLFG from the coding sequence ATGCGGGTCACCTGGGACGTCGGCGGCTTCAGCCAGCCCGGCAAGCGACTGGTCTCGATTGTCATGGCGATCATCTTTGCCGTGGTGGCTGGAAGCCGGATTTTCTCCTCGGGACCGGGAGTGAGCGCCTCCTGGATTCTGGACCTCGCCGCGGCGGTGGGCGCGGGTTTCCTCGTGCGCTACGGCTTCCGCCAGCTGCGCAAGAAGAACATGATCGAAAACGTGCCGTCGTCGCCCATCCGGTCGGTTGCCATGGGCCTCTCCGAGATCAAAGGGAGCGCTCCCCGGGAGGCGGCTTTGGCGGCCCCGCTGTCGGGAGCCCGCTGCCATTACTTCCGGTACCTGGTGGAGGAGGAGCGGCAGCGCAGCAAGGGGGGCAAGGAGTGGGTGACGGTCGACCAGGGGAAATCGAACGTCCCGTTCCAGGTCGAGGACCCGACGGGCAGGATCCTCGTCAACCCGGAAGGCGCCGACGTCATCCTGCAACGCGACTATCAGAGAATCGACCGCGCCGAAGGGTGGTTCGGCAGGCGCAAGCGCTATTCCGAGTGGCGCATCGATCCGCGCGACGGTGTCTACGTCCTCGGCACGGTGTCGAAGCAGCGGGACCTGCTCGAGGATCGGCGCGCCGCCCTGAGCGAGAGACTCCGCCAGGTCAAGCGGGATCCCGGCGCCGTGAAGCGCTTCGATCTCGACGCCAACGGGACGCTGGACGAGCAGGAATGGGCGGGAGCGGTCGCGGTCGTGAGGCAGGAGCTGCTCCAGGAGGAGGCGGGAAGAGCGGCGGCGGAGCCGCAAGCGAGCCTGGTGGTGGGAGTGGGAGAGACCGAGTCGACGTTCGTGATCTCGGATCGCGACGAGAGGAGCATCGCCCGGCTGCTCGGTTGGAAGGCGTTCGGATGCATCGGGCTCGGCGGCGCCGGCGCGCTGGCGATGATGACGTCGCTTCTGGGCCGTTTCGGGGTCTTGCCGGGAGGCTGGACCTTCCCGTGGGCTTCACTTTTCGGATAG